One part of the Sneathia vaginalis genome encodes these proteins:
- a CDS encoding potassium channel family protein: MKNYLVIGLGKFGRAIAKTLYENGNIVLALDENEEAVQRILDEGIVEDAITLDAKDENALKNIVKDSFDAAFVCIGSNIQDSILVTLMLKELDVKNIVCKAETKIQGKVLEKLGADQVVYPEELMGEKIAYSVMRPTVIEYFKFSNEYSVFEIKVPKIFIGKSLLELNLRHKYSTNVIAIRTQGEFNITPSPEYKFKEEDTIVVLGKTEGIGALMK, translated from the coding sequence ATGAAAAATTATCTAGTAATAGGACTTGGTAAATTTGGAAGAGCAATAGCAAAAACTTTATATGAAAACGGAAATATTGTATTAGCATTAGATGAAAATGAAGAAGCAGTACAACGTATATTAGATGAAGGAATAGTAGAAGATGCAATAACATTAGATGCAAAAGATGAAAATGCATTGAAGAATATAGTTAAAGATAGTTTTGATGCTGCATTTGTTTGTATAGGAAGTAACATACAAGACAGTATCTTAGTAACACTTATGTTAAAAGAATTAGATGTTAAGAATATAGTATGTAAGGCAGAAACAAAAATACAAGGTAAGGTTTTAGAAAAATTAGGTGCAGATCAAGTTGTTTATCCAGAAGAATTAATGGGTGAAAAGATAGCATATTCAGTAATGAGACCAACAGTAATAGAGTATTTTAAATTCTCAAATGAATATTCAGTATTTGAAATTAAAGTGCCTAAGATATTCATAGGTAAGTCTTTATTAGAACTAAATTTAAGACATAAGTATTCAACCAATGTTATAGCCATCAGAACACAAGGAGAATTTAATATTACTCCTTCACCAGAATACAAATTTAAAGAAGAAGATACAATAGTAGTATTAGGTAAAACAGAAGGTATTGGAGCGTTAATGAAATGA
- a CDS encoding TrkH family potassium uptake protein, whose product MKKIKLSPYVLILLSFIIMMFLGAFLLMLPISLNNGHIGNFLESLFTATSALCVTGLVVNDVHSTYTIFGKIVIMILIQLGGLGVLTFSSMVILSISSKMGYYTKKIVSEDINYNILTEIPRYLKQVSIMVFSIEFLGALILFIEFIRKMPIKDAIGYSIFHAISAFCNAGFALFSNNLEGYQSSLLINLCVTTLIILGGLGFAAIIDIYNVFKGVRRKISNSTHIAINMTIILIILGTVLTFVLEYSNSLTLGSLSLKNKILASYFQSITLRTAGFQTINLSGITLPTIIIYIFLMFIGASPGSTGGGLKTTTLGVLLLGITNSITGREDIQYRRRRISWTTFNKACAILILSLSYILFMIFLMSIFDSKMGFLPLLFELVSAFGTVGLSMGLTAKLSVITKIILIITMYIGRVGPLTILYAVSRKRKQEGKYKYSEETILIG is encoded by the coding sequence ATGAAAAAGATAAAATTAAGTCCGTATGTGTTAATACTTTTATCCTTCATTATTATGATGTTTTTAGGGGCATTTCTTTTAATGCTACCTATTTCATTAAATAATGGACACATAGGGAATTTCTTAGAGAGTCTATTTACAGCTACATCAGCATTATGTGTAACAGGATTGGTTGTAAATGATGTACATAGTACATATACAATATTTGGTAAAATAGTTATTATGATACTAATACAATTAGGTGGATTAGGTGTATTAACTTTTTCATCTATGGTTATTCTTAGTATATCTAGTAAAATGGGATATTATACCAAAAAGATAGTAAGTGAGGATATAAACTACAATATATTAACAGAAATACCTAGATACCTAAAGCAAGTATCTATAATGGTATTTAGTATAGAATTTTTAGGAGCACTTATTCTTTTTATTGAATTTATTAGAAAAATGCCTATTAAGGATGCAATAGGTTATTCAATATTCCATGCAATATCAGCTTTTTGTAATGCAGGATTTGCCCTATTTTCTAATAACCTAGAAGGATATCAATCAAGTTTACTAATAAATCTATGTGTAACAACCCTTATCATTCTAGGTGGTTTAGGATTTGCAGCCATAATTGATATATACAATGTATTTAAAGGTGTAAGACGTAAGATCTCTAATAGTACACATATAGCAATAAATATGACAATAATATTAATAATATTAGGTACAGTTCTAACATTTGTACTAGAGTATAGTAATAGTTTAACATTAGGAAGTTTGAGCTTGAAAAATAAGATATTAGCATCATATTTTCAAAGTATAACTTTAAGAACAGCAGGATTTCAAACTATTAATTTAAGTGGTATTACATTACCTACGATAATAATATATATCTTTTTAATGTTTATAGGTGCTTCTCCAGGGTCAACAGGAGGGGGACTAAAAACAACAACTTTAGGAGTTCTTTTATTAGGTATAACAAACTCTATAACAGGAAGAGAAGATATACAATATAGAAGAAGAAGAATATCATGGACTACGTTTAATAAGGCATGTGCTATACTAATATTATCATTATCATATATATTATTCATGATATTTTTAATGAGTATATTTGATAGTAAAATGGGATTCTTGCCACTACTATTTGAATTAGTATCAGCTTTTGGTACTGTAGGATTAAGTATGGGACTAACAGCAAAGTTATCTGTGATTACGAAAATAATATTGATAATAACTATGTATATAGGTAGAGTAGGACCTCTTACCATCCTATATGCTGTTTCAAGAAAGAGAAAGCAAGAAGGAAAGTATAAATATTCAGAAGAAACTATTTTAATAGGTTAG
- a CDS encoding peptidylprolyl isomerase, producing the protein MALRKFSKYMKIMTVLIIISAVLSASYAGYTYLTAYFHNRKQVLFTLDGEKVYKEDYEKEVKSLNANIEELYKNNGLDVNKGYNKIPNKVVNEMALASVINNTMVKVLSHDLKIEVSTVDVNAKLTEIENKYGGKETLALMLAQKGSTIKDLKADIKDSLIYQKTIDKFKQKIKPTDKQLQDMYNRFKYTEYASRQFDEVKGQVEDMYYKQNLDFLINSNMEQLFSKSKISTKNKEIIDLFNDLKKVEIEVADVKVIRKDMLSFYASQAIQNPKGYYDGIEQFVNEQRKTEIQKLVDKEKIANSKGVKGLDGLTPINRIQSALQNYYYYLVDTYKPSDAEMKAWFDKNKSRYDTKNTISGEILGITYKSSEKDDKETEKRAKEVLKTLNKNNFAAKAKELSSDPGSKANGGELGWLNVSQLVPEFQVVRDTPKGSIIGPVKTMYGYHLIFVEDKDKDDPNKAKLKHILLKPVASNETKNEAKKEVINVENDLKSGKITWEKITTDKTNKYKKYDIREQFTLLERNSALPKVGYSKELMDELFSKKVGDIVEKDLNDSYVIIQKTQEIPFKAATFEEFKDRVRVEMAFDFANKQLNMTETQ; encoded by the coding sequence ATGGCACTTAGAAAATTTAGCAAATATATGAAGATAATGACTGTATTAATAATTATTTCAGCAGTTTTATCTGCTTCATACGCTGGATACACATATTTAACAGCATATTTTCATAATAGAAAGCAAGTTTTATTCACATTAGATGGAGAAAAAGTATATAAAGAAGACTATGAAAAAGAAGTAAAAAGTCTTAATGCAAATATAGAAGAGTTATACAAAAACAACGGATTAGATGTTAACAAGGGGTATAATAAGATACCGAATAAAGTTGTAAATGAAATGGCTTTAGCTTCTGTTATAAATAATACGATGGTAAAAGTATTGTCTCATGATTTGAAAATAGAAGTAAGTACAGTTGATGTTAATGCAAAATTAACTGAAATAGAAAATAAGTATGGTGGTAAGGAAACATTAGCATTAATGTTAGCACAAAAAGGATCTACAATAAAAGATTTAAAAGCAGACATAAAAGATTCTTTAATATATCAAAAAACAATTGATAAGTTTAAACAAAAAATTAAACCTACTGACAAACAATTACAAGATATGTATAATCGTTTCAAATACACTGAATATGCTTCAAGACAATTTGATGAAGTTAAGGGACAAGTAGAAGATATGTATTACAAACAAAATCTAGACTTCTTAATCAATTCAAATATGGAACAGTTATTTAGCAAGTCTAAAATTTCAACTAAGAATAAAGAAATTATTGATCTGTTCAATGACTTAAAGAAGGTAGAAATAGAAGTAGCAGATGTTAAAGTTATTAGAAAAGATATGTTAAGTTTTTACGCTTCACAAGCTATACAAAATCCTAAGGGATATTATGATGGTATAGAACAATTCGTAAATGAACAAAGAAAAACTGAAATACAAAAATTAGTTGATAAAGAAAAGATTGCAAATTCAAAAGGTGTTAAGGGTCTTGATGGTTTAACACCAATAAACAGAATACAAAGTGCATTACAAAACTATTACTACTACTTAGTTGATACATACAAGCCAAGTGATGCAGAAATGAAAGCATGGTTCGATAAGAATAAGAGTAGATATGATACAAAGAATACAATATCTGGTGAAATTTTAGGTATAACATACAAGTCTAGCGAAAAAGATGATAAAGAAACAGAAAAAAGAGCAAAAGAAGTATTAAAGACATTGAATAAGAATAATTTTGCTGCAAAGGCAAAAGAATTATCAAGCGATCCAGGTTCAAAGGCAAATGGTGGAGAATTAGGATGGTTAAATGTATCACAACTAGTTCCAGAATTCCAAGTTGTAAGAGATACACCTAAAGGATCAATAATAGGACCAGTTAAGACAATGTATGGATACCACCTAATCTTTGTAGAAGATAAGGATAAGGATGATCCAAATAAAGCAAAATTAAAACACATTCTTTTAAAACCAGTTGCATCTAATGAAACTAAGAATGAAGCTAAAAAAGAAGTAATAAATGTAGAAAATGATCTTAAATCTGGAAAGATAACTTGGGAAAAGATTACAACAGATAAGACAAATAAGTATAAGAAGTATGATATAAGAGAACAATTTACATTACTTGAAAGAAATTCTGCCTTACCAAAAGTAGGATATTCAAAAGAATTAATGGATGAATTATTCAGTAAGAAAGTCGGAGATATAGTAGAAAAAGACTTAAATGATTCTTATGTAATAATACAAAAAACTCAAGAAATACCATTTAAGGCAGCTACTTTTGAAGAATTTAAAGATAGAGTAAGAGTAGAAATGGCATTCGATTTTGCAAATAAACAATTAAACATGACTGAAACACAATAA
- a CDS encoding AAA family ATPase yields the protein MFIDLKIKNCYIFEKEVSFSMKADMRNKKFGFNVYKENNFNILKTAGIYGTNNSGKTCLVKCILAIKKILLNEENILEKNFFSNSNICELGVIFLHEGKKYSFDFKYDTVVRKYIYEKFSEIVKDSYGNEKEICWLKKDRINNIYESIDKKIEDEIKNISAPILIFNVIDNERFEYVKRMKEILIGFANKICVIDMTLIPITHTIELIKNGGNNQQKVIEFIKNADLYLDKIEYDNIGEGDTSRSFEKLLSTYNGIKVSSVKYDSLGTKKVTALASYIIEAIEEGKILVVDELDSSLHFVLTRAIVSMFNNELNKNAQLIFTVHDINLMDCKKLFRKEQIWFVHKDNTGVYVYSLADFKAKEGIRDTSDIIEKYKRGMLGALPEPNLIEVLLDIKEDDNNGS from the coding sequence ATGTTTATAGATTTAAAAATTAAAAATTGTTATATTTTTGAAAAAGAAGTTAGTTTCTCTATGAAAGCTGATATGAGAAATAAAAAATTTGGTTTTAATGTGTACAAAGAAAATAATTTCAATATATTAAAAACAGCTGGGATATATGGAACTAATAATTCAGGTAAGACATGTTTAGTTAAATGTATTTTAGCTATAAAAAAAATACTATTAAACGAAGAAAACATATTAGAAAAAAATTTTTTCTCTAATAGTAATATTTGTGAATTAGGAGTAATATTTTTACATGAAGGTAAAAAATATAGTTTTGACTTTAAATACGATACTGTGGTAAGAAAATATATTTATGAAAAATTTTCAGAAATTGTTAAAGATAGCTATGGAAATGAAAAAGAAATATGTTGGTTAAAAAAAGATAGAATTAATAATATTTATGAGAGTATAGATAAAAAAATTGAAGATGAAATAAAGAATATATCAGCACCTATTTTAATTTTTAATGTTATTGATAATGAAAGATTTGAATATGTAAAAAGAATGAAAGAAATTCTAATAGGATTTGCAAATAAAATTTGTGTTATAGATATGACTTTAATTCCTATTACGCATACAATAGAGCTTATTAAAAATGGAGGAAATAACCAACAAAAAGTTATAGAGTTTATTAAAAATGCAGATCTTTATTTAGACAAAATAGAATATGATAATATAGGTGAAGGCGATACATCTAGAAGCTTTGAAAAATTATTATCTACATACAATGGGATTAAAGTTTCTAGTGTAAAGTATGATTCTTTAGGAACAAAGAAAGTTACAGCTCTTGCTAGCTATATTATAGAAGCGATAGAAGAAGGTAAAATTTTAGTTGTTGATGAGTTAGACAGTAGTTTACATTTTGTACTTACGCGGGCAATAGTTTCTATGTTCAATAATGAATTAAATAAAAATGCACAATTAATTTTCACAGTACATGATATTAACTTGATGGATTGTAAAAAACTCTTTAGAAAAGAACAAATTTGGTTTGTGCATAAGGACAATACTGGTGTATATGTTTATTCTTTAGCAGACTTTAAAGCAAAAGAAGGTATTAGAGATACAAGTGATATAATAGAAAAATACAAAAGAGGAATGTTAGGGGCATTGCCAGAACCTAATTTGATAGAAGTGCTACTTGATATAAAAGAAGATGATAATAATGGCAGTTAA
- a CDS encoding GTP pyrophosphokinase yields the protein MLDFTVFEQLAIYYETLDTEQFEVILKSSYPYQRMISEYECALLEVETKLKVLNLEFSVKKESNPIESIKSRIKTPTSFINKLKRRNISLNKQDIEDNIFDIAGIRVICHFVDDVYSIIESLKNQYDLKIFEEKDYIKNPKPNGYRSYHLIVEVPVFLYEQMIYRKVEIQFRTIGMDFWATTEHKIRYKKNIKNTEKIQKILYDCAVLSAQLDDKMKTVRNIILEQKKNEV from the coding sequence ATGTTAGATTTTACTGTTTTTGAACAGCTAGCTATTTACTATGAAACTCTTGATACAGAGCAATTTGAGGTGATTTTAAAAAGTTCATATCCTTATCAAAGAATGATATCAGAATATGAATGTGCACTGTTAGAAGTTGAAACAAAACTAAAAGTTTTAAATTTAGAATTTTCTGTAAAAAAGGAAAGTAACCCTATAGAAAGTATAAAAAGCAGGATAAAAACTCCTACTAGTTTTATTAACAAATTAAAAAGACGTAATATCAGTTTAAATAAGCAAGATATTGAAGATAATATATTTGATATTGCAGGTATTAGAGTAATATGTCACTTTGTTGATGATGTATATAGCATAATAGAATCTCTTAAAAATCAATATGATCTTAAAATATTTGAAGAAAAAGATTATATAAAAAATCCAAAACCTAATGGATATAGAAGTTACCATCTGATAGTTGAAGTCCCTGTTTTCTTATATGAACAAATGATATATAGAAAAGTGGAAATACAATTTAGAACCATAGGAATGGACTTCTGGGCTACAACAGAGCATAAGATACGTTATAAGAAGAATATAAAAAATACTGAAAAAATACAAAAAATACTATACGATTGTGCCGTTTTAAGTGCACAGTTAGACGATAAGATGAAAACTGTTAGAAATATTATATTAGAGCAAAAAAAGAATGAGGTTTGA
- the dnaJ gene encoding molecular chaperone DnaJ, whose amino-acid sequence MAKRDYYEVLGVNKNASQDEIKKAYRELSKKYHPDLNPDNKEEATEKFREVSEAYEVLKDDKKRQMYDNYGQAAFENGGASGAGGFEGFNTGGFNFGGFDFSDIFESAFGGGQTSGFHTSTRSRGRDLEYRVRLTLEDIVNDKEVKIEYTRDGKCSSCSGTGAENGNLTTCGNCQGQGHITKTTKTILGYMKQTVVCSTCSGTGRVPKKLCTDCQGTGIKKEKVSKTIKIPSGIEDGTRMILRDMGSYAGRDSDCGDLYIRVEVKKHDIFKREGLNIYLTVPITLTEAILGTTKQIPTLYGTENVEIKAGTQYGNRKVLVGKGLKFKGSVGNQIITYTIEIPVNLSEDQKKLVSKLDTSLEKDNYRETESFFQKIRKFFK is encoded by the coding sequence ATGGCTAAAAGAGATTATTATGAAGTGTTAGGTGTTAATAAGAATGCAAGTCAGGATGAAATCAAAAAAGCATATAGGGAATTATCAAAAAAGTATCATCCTGATTTGAATCCCGATAACAAAGAAGAAGCTACAGAAAAATTTAGAGAAGTATCAGAAGCATATGAAGTTTTAAAAGATGATAAGAAACGTCAAATGTATGACAATTACGGTCAAGCTGCCTTTGAAAATGGAGGTGCATCTGGAGCTGGTGGATTTGAAGGCTTTAATACTGGTGGATTCAATTTTGGAGGTTTTGATTTCTCTGATATATTCGAAAGTGCATTTGGTGGTGGACAAACATCAGGCTTTCACACTAGCACTAGATCTAGAGGAAGAGATTTAGAGTATAGAGTTAGACTAACACTAGAAGACATTGTAAATGATAAAGAAGTTAAAATTGAATATACAAGAGATGGTAAATGTAGTAGTTGTTCTGGTACAGGAGCAGAAAATGGAAATTTGACAACTTGTGGAAATTGTCAAGGACAAGGTCATATAACAAAGACTACAAAGACTATACTAGGGTATATGAAACAAACAGTAGTATGTAGTACATGTTCAGGTACAGGTAGAGTGCCTAAGAAGTTATGTACAGATTGTCAAGGAACTGGTATAAAGAAAGAAAAGGTTTCAAAGACAATAAAGATACCATCAGGAATTGAAGATGGTACTAGAATGATTTTAAGAGACATGGGATCATATGCAGGACGTGATAGTGATTGTGGTGATCTATATATTAGAGTTGAAGTGAAAAAACACGATATATTCAAAAGAGAGGGTTTAAATATATATTTAACTGTGCCAATTACTCTAACAGAAGCAATATTAGGTACAACTAAGCAAATACCAACTTTATATGGAACTGAAAATGTTGAAATAAAGGCTGGAACTCAATATGGAAACAGAAAAGTATTGGTAGGTAAAGGTCTTAAATTTAAAGGTAGTGTAGGAAATCAAATAATAACTTATACTATAGAAATACCAGTAAATTTAAGCGAAGATCAAAAGAAGCTAGTTTCTAAATTGGACACTTCATTAGAAAAAGATAATTACAGAGAAACAGAATCATTCTTTCAAAAGATAAGAAAATTCTTTAAATAA
- the dnaK gene encoding molecular chaperone DnaK: MMKVIGIDLGTTNSCVAVMDGGTYTIIPNSDGERTTPSVVNIKENGEVVVGTIAKRQAITQPDSTVSSIKTHMGENYKVNIHGKEYTPQEISAKILQKLKKDAESYLGEEVKEAVITVPAYFTDAQRQATKDAGEIAGLKVERIVNEPTAAALAYGIDKKANEKVLVFDLGGGTFDVSVLEIGDDVVEVLATAGNNHLGGDNFDKKIIDWLAEEFKKQNGIDLRNDKMAYQRLKDAAEDAKKKLSTTLETQISLPFITVDANGPKHLETKLTRAAFNELTKDLVDMTKGPVQTALKDAGLTTKDINEILLVGGSTRIPAVQDWVKSYFGKEPNKGINPDEVVAAGAAIQAGVIKGDVKGVLLLDVTPLSLGIETLGGVFTKIIEKNTTIPTKKSQVFSTAVDNQPEVGIMVYQGERAKAVDNQKLGEFSLGGILPAPRGVPQIEVTFEIDSNGIVHVSAKDKGTGKENSITISGSSNLSKDDIERMKKEAEANAEEDKKFKELIEARNMADQLTISTEKMLKDNEAKLQGNEKEEITKAVEELKKVKDSDDITEIRAKIDELSKVTQGFATRVYQEAAKENATPNNNEGEKKSSDDPEEPEIIN; this comes from the coding sequence ATTATGAAAGTAATAGGAATAGATTTAGGTACAACTAATTCATGCGTAGCCGTTATGGATGGTGGTACATATACAATAATACCAAATAGTGATGGTGAAAGAACTACTCCATCAGTAGTAAATATTAAAGAAAATGGTGAAGTTGTTGTAGGTACAATAGCAAAAAGACAAGCAATAACTCAACCAGATTCAACAGTTAGTTCAATAAAAACACATATGGGTGAAAATTACAAAGTAAATATACATGGTAAGGAATACACACCACAAGAAATTTCAGCTAAGATATTACAAAAATTAAAGAAAGATGCTGAAAGCTACTTAGGTGAAGAAGTTAAGGAAGCTGTTATTACAGTTCCAGCATACTTTACAGATGCACAAAGACAAGCAACAAAAGATGCAGGGGAAATAGCAGGATTAAAGGTTGAAAGAATAGTTAATGAACCAACGGCTGCTGCACTTGCATATGGTATAGACAAGAAAGCTAATGAAAAAGTCCTAGTATTTGACTTAGGTGGTGGTACATTTGACGTATCAGTACTAGAAATAGGGGACGATGTAGTAGAAGTATTAGCAACAGCAGGTAACAACCACTTAGGTGGAGATAACTTCGATAAGAAGATAATAGACTGGTTAGCAGAAGAATTTAAGAAACAAAATGGTATAGATTTAAGAAATGATAAAATGGCATACCAAAGATTAAAAGATGCTGCAGAAGATGCTAAGAAGAAATTATCAACTACACTTGAAACACAAATTTCATTACCATTCATTACAGTAGATGCTAATGGACCAAAACACTTGGAAACTAAGTTAACAAGAGCTGCATTTAATGAATTAACTAAAGACCTTGTTGATATGACTAAAGGTCCAGTACAAACAGCATTAAAAGATGCAGGTTTAACTACAAAAGATATTAATGAAATATTACTTGTTGGTGGTTCAACAAGAATACCAGCTGTTCAAGATTGGGTTAAATCATACTTCGGTAAGGAACCAAATAAGGGTATAAACCCAGATGAAGTTGTTGCAGCAGGTGCTGCTATACAAGCAGGTGTAATAAAGGGTGACGTTAAAGGTGTACTATTACTAGACGTAACACCATTATCATTAGGTATAGAAACATTAGGTGGAGTATTTACAAAGATAATAGAAAAGAATACTACTATACCTACTAAGAAATCACAAGTATTCTCAACAGCTGTTGATAATCAACCAGAAGTTGGAATTATGGTTTACCAAGGTGAAAGAGCTAAAGCAGTAGATAACCAAAAATTAGGTGAATTCTCATTAGGAGGAATATTACCAGCACCTCGTGGAGTCCCTCAAATTGAAGTTACATTTGAAATTGACTCAAATGGTATAGTTCACGTATCAGCTAAAGATAAGGGAACTGGAAAAGAAAATTCAATAACAATATCTGGTTCATCAAACTTATCAAAAGACGATATAGAAAGAATGAAGAAAGAAGCCGAAGCTAATGCTGAAGAAGATAAGAAGTTTAAAGAATTAATAGAAGCAAGAAATATGGCAGATCAATTAACAATTTCAACAGAAAAGATGTTAAAAGATAATGAAGCTAAACTTCAAGGAAATGAAAAAGAAGAAATAACTAAAGCAGTTGAAGAATTGAAGAAAGTAAAAGATTCTGATGATATAACAGAAATTAGAGCAAAGATAGATGAATTATCAAAGGTAACACAAGGATTTGCAACAAGAGTTTACCAAGAAGCTGCAAAAGAAAATGCAACTCCTAATAACAATGAAGGGGAAAAGAAATCTTCTGATGACCCAGAAGAACCAGAAATAATAAACTAA
- the grpE gene encoding nucleotide exchange factor GrpE, with protein MEEAKKEKEQQEAKEQKETKETKEDEKEKLKKEIEDWKKAYAIKLADFDNYKKRIDREFKELEKYACQDLILSQLSDLDILEKAIETTDATDSNKALLDGINMVVKNMVAKLKEMGVEEINNEGVYDPYQHHAISMDKDDEKEDGEILQVLQKGYKLKGKVIRPSMVKINKK; from the coding sequence ATGGAAGAAGCTAAAAAAGAAAAAGAACAACAAGAAGCAAAAGAACAAAAAGAAACGAAAGAAACAAAAGAAGATGAAAAAGAAAAATTAAAAAAAGAAATTGAAGATTGGAAAAAAGCATATGCAATAAAGCTTGCAGACTTCGATAACTATAAAAAGCGTATAGATAGAGAGTTTAAAGAACTTGAAAAATATGCTTGCCAAGATTTAATTTTAAGTCAACTTTCAGATCTTGATATACTTGAAAAAGCTATAGAAACTACTGATGCAACAGATAGTAATAAAGCCTTATTAGACGGTATAAATATGGTTGTAAAAAATATGGTAGCCAAATTAAAAGAAATGGGAGTTGAAGAGATAAACAACGAAGGTGTATATGATCCATATCAACATCATGCAATATCTATGGATAAGGATGATGAAAAAGAAGATGGAGAAATATTACAAGTACTACAAAAGGGATACAAATTAAAAGGTAAAGTTATTAGACCAAGTATGGTTAAGATAAACAAAAAATAG
- the hrcA gene encoding heat-inducible transcriptional repressor HrcA, with the protein MNEREKQILNTIINHYIKTGESVGSRTIEKKYDIGVSSATIRNAMADLEDKGLIYKMHTSSGRVPTEKGYRTYIDELMDDEKDDGYNDINSYIKLKSKQIGLILENITELLSKISKHTAVSLEPSVEKHKIKKIDMIHVNDRRAYVVAVTDLDIVKAANINLYNITSEKVLKEATRYVNNLIVSNNYSYTLQDLKNFLEKVGELDTGFSDRNDSKFRISNEPNLLLHSDNLIETINFIEDKQNLKNIFKNIVDDEKYDPYEVNILFGSKLGIEAFKNMVIIFSIYEYEGERGLIGIIGPQRMEYKENIKLLNYVTDILKQAINSAVILKLTS; encoded by the coding sequence ATGAATGAAAGAGAAAAACAGATTCTAAACACAATAATAAATCACTATATTAAAACAGGTGAAAGTGTTGGATCAAGAACAATTGAAAAAAAATATGACATTGGTGTTTCATCAGCTACTATAAGGAATGCGATGGCAGACCTTGAGGATAAGGGTTTGATATATAAGATGCATACATCATCTGGTAGAGTTCCAACAGAAAAGGGATACAGAACATATATAGATGAACTTATGGATGATGAAAAAGATGATGGATATAATGACATCAATTCATATATTAAATTAAAGAGTAAGCAAATCGGTTTAATATTGGAAAATATTACTGAGCTATTATCAAAAATTTCTAAGCATACAGCAGTATCATTGGAACCGTCAGTTGAAAAGCATAAGATAAAGAAAATAGACATGATACATGTAAATGATAGAAGAGCTTATGTGGTAGCTGTAACCGATTTAGATATTGTAAAGGCAGCTAACATTAACTTATACAACATAACTAGTGAAAAGGTATTAAAGGAAGCAACTAGATATGTTAATAATTTAATTGTTTCAAATAACTATAGCTACACTTTACAAGATTTGAAGAATTTTTTAGAAAAAGTTGGAGAATTAGATACTGGTTTTTCAGATAGAAACGATTCTAAATTCCGTATATCTAATGAACCTAATCTCTTACTTCATTCAGATAACTTAATTGAGACTATAAACTTCATAGAAGATAAGCAAAATCTAAAGAATATATTTAAAAATATTGTTGATGATGAAAAATATGATCCATATGAAGTTAATATATTATTCGGATCTAAATTAGGAATCGAAGCCTTCAAAAACATGGTAATAATATTTTCAATCTATGAATATGAAGGTGAAAGAGGATTGATAGGAATAATAGGTCCTCAACGTATGGAATACAAGGAAAATATTAAGTTATTGAATTATGTAACAGATATTTTAAAACAAGCTATAAATAGTGCTGTTATACTAAAATTAACAAGTTAG